A part of Sulfurimonas sp. HSL-1716 genomic DNA contains:
- a CDS encoding LptF/LptG family permease, whose translation MLAFKYISFHYLKYFLIIMIALVLFMVGFDYLQNVNDLPKSANLLLIYLVYRIFFAIDMLLPLALVFAMISTKIFLIRSNALVSFFSLGYSRTDILKPFIFVSTSIIILFIGAHATNFARADEFANNIRKTEQYLNPTRNLFFTYEDKYIYFSKLSPLQKKATNVRVFTVKEGALSEVITSKEAVYIDGDWHLKNAHIIEKPSIVGLKNPGIKITDKKDLAILHDFKPKILDQVYEGKVNFTIGDALDALYLLKNQNINTSQIKSALYKIFVYPFFVPALIIIIFFFVPASSRFLNISFFTFVAILSTLIVWGILFMMIEYANNKTVSSEVGIILPVLLLFIASSVQYRRFNIR comes from the coding sequence ATGCTCGCATTTAAATATATATCTTTTCATTATCTTAAATATTTTTTGATCATTATGATCGCACTTGTTTTGTTTATGGTCGGTTTCGATTATCTTCAAAACGTGAACGACCTTCCAAAATCGGCCAACCTTCTTTTGATATATCTTGTGTACAGAATATTTTTCGCCATTGACATGCTTTTGCCTCTTGCCCTCGTGTTTGCTATGATATCGACGAAAATATTTCTTATCAGATCCAATGCACTCGTATCTTTTTTCTCATTGGGTTATTCTCGTACGGATATTTTAAAACCCTTTATTTTCGTATCTACCTCTATCATTATTCTTTTCATAGGTGCGCATGCCACGAATTTTGCAAGAGCCGACGAGTTTGCGAACAACATAAGAAAAACGGAACAGTATCTCAATCCTACGAGAAATCTGTTCTTTACCTATGAAGACAAATACATCTACTTTTCAAAACTTTCCCCTTTGCAGAAAAAAGCAACGAACGTAAGAGTGTTTACGGTAAAAGAGGGTGCTTTGAGCGAAGTCATTACATCCAAAGAAGCCGTATATATCGATGGCGACTGGCATCTTAAAAACGCTCATATCATTGAAAAACCGAGCATAGTCGGATTGAAGAATCCGGGAATAAAAATAACCGACAAAAAAGATCTGGCAATATTGCATGATTTTAAACCGAAGATCCTCGATCAGGTCTATGAAGGCAAAGTTAATTTTACGATCGGCGACGCTTTGGATGCTCTTTATCTTTTAAAAAACCAAAATATTAATACGTCGCAGATCAAAAGTGCTCTTTATAAGATATTCGTATACCCTTTCTTCGTACCTGCACTGATAATTATCATCTTTTTCTTTGTTCCCGCCAGCAGCAGATTTTTGAACATATCTTTTTTTACGTTTGTGGCGATACTTTCGACATTGATAGTCTGGGGGATACTGTTCATGATGATAGAGTACGCCAACAACAAGACCGTTTCAAGCGAAGTCGGTATCATTCTTCCCGTACTCCTTTTATTTATAGCTTCTTCGGTGCAATACAGACGTTTTAATATACGCTGA
- a CDS encoding PilT/PilU family type 4a pilus ATPase — MNNPQPDGNVDVSKLTFETLKRIRAYLKRMIEAGGSDLHVKANSVVRARINGEIIPLSGEVFSYESSIIFAKELLRSRFGEFVEKKELDLVYPFDENNRFRVNIFFQMEGVSAVFRLIPVKILTIDELLLPQVVHQFTHMERGLVLVTGVTGSGKSTTLAALINEINWSKRRHVITIEDPIEFVHKDRKCIVNQRSVGQDTLSFAAALRAALREDPDIILVGEMRDRETIEIALHAADTGHLVFSTLHTLDAKETVNRIISTFPTDEQNRIRLTLGSVLKGVISQRLIPTIDNKRIAALEVLVRTPRIEQLIKENRDDEIVDTMYEGKDIYGSQTFDQAILDLYQMGKISQEKAFEFATSPSDLKLKMEGLNDISATPSSSDEKSDGKKEYRQDEIFELKE, encoded by the coding sequence ATGAACAATCCACAACCCGACGGAAACGTAGACGTATCAAAACTTACGTTCGAGACGCTAAAAAGGATCAGAGCATATCTGAAACGTATGATAGAAGCAGGAGGGAGCGACCTGCACGTAAAAGCGAATTCGGTCGTACGCGCCCGCATAAACGGTGAGATCATTCCTCTTTCTGGAGAGGTGTTCTCTTACGAGAGCTCCATCATTTTTGCAAAAGAGCTTTTAAGAAGCAGGTTCGGCGAATTCGTCGAAAAAAAAGAGCTAGACCTTGTCTATCCGTTTGACGAAAACAACAGGTTTCGTGTAAATATCTTTTTTCAGATGGAAGGGGTATCGGCAGTTTTTCGTCTTATTCCGGTGAAGATATTGACCATTGACGAACTTTTACTGCCTCAAGTCGTTCATCAGTTCACCCATATGGAGCGCGGGCTTGTTCTAGTTACGGGAGTAACGGGTAGCGGTAAATCAACGACGCTTGCAGCGCTTATAAATGAGATAAACTGGTCAAAGCGCAGACATGTCATCACCATCGAAGACCCGATCGAATTCGTACATAAAGATCGAAAATGTATCGTAAACCAAAGAAGCGTGGGTCAGGATACGCTCTCTTTTGCAGCGGCGCTTCGTGCAGCGCTTCGTGAAGATCCCGACATCATACTTGTCGGGGAGATGAGGGATAGGGAGACCATAGAGATCGCTTTGCATGCCGCCGATACGGGTCACCTTGTCTTTTCCACCCTGCATACGCTCGATGCCAAAGAGACCGTAAACCGTATCATTTCGACATTCCCGACAGATGAGCAGAACAGGATACGTTTGACTCTGGGAAGTGTTTTAAAGGGCGTTATCTCTCAACGGTTGATACCGACGATCGATAATAAACGTATCGCGGCGTTAGAGGTTTTGGTCCGTACTCCGAGGATCGAGCAGCTTATCAAAGAGAATCGCGACGACGAGATAGTCGATACGATGTATGAAGGTAAAGATATTTATGGTTCCCAGACCTTCGATCAGGCTATTTTAGACCTTTATCAGATGGGAAAAATATCACAGGAAAAAGCTTTTGAATTTGCTACGTCTCCGTCTGATTTGAAACTGAAAATGGAAGGTCTCAACGACATATCCGCGACGCCTTCATCTTCAGATGAAAAGAGCGACGGCAAAAAAGAGTACAGACAAGACGAGATATTTGAACTAAAAGAATAA
- a CDS encoding HAD-IIA family hydrolase, with product MNRQKAYFIDVQGTLIDDAKRMPVRGSIEFIDSLNLQKIPYMVITNNTKHSSEDFLSYLNSIGLNIKKEHYLDPLMLLQSKIAKDQGLAAYGTKEFLDVVVSMGYTLDYENPQTVLVSIKNDYSSEEYASIIDFLLKGAKLVGMHETTIYAKNSKRYPGVGAILKMLSFATSVSYEVVGKPSDNFYAEALKRIKEQMSSIAFEDITIISDDVKGDLTGAAIFGMKTVFVLSGKYTKAEEIIPLLKEDEKPDFIFEDMQDVMERL from the coding sequence ATGAATAGACAAAAAGCATACTTTATCGATGTCCAAGGCACTCTTATTGATGATGCAAAAAGAATGCCTGTTCGCGGGAGTATTGAGTTTATCGACAGTCTAAATCTGCAAAAGATTCCCTATATGGTTATCACAAACAATACGAAACATTCAAGCGAAGATTTTTTAAGCTATTTGAACTCTATAGGCTTGAATATTAAAAAAGAGCATTATCTTGATCCTTTGATGCTTTTACAGAGCAAGATCGCTAAGGATCAGGGTCTTGCGGCTTACGGTACGAAAGAGTTTTTGGATGTCGTCGTTTCTATGGGGTACACTTTGGATTATGAAAATCCTCAAACGGTTCTGGTATCGATCAAAAACGATTACAGCTCCGAAGAGTATGCCAGCATCATAGATTTCCTGCTTAAAGGAGCGAAGCTTGTAGGAATGCATGAGACGACCATCTACGCAAAGAATTCAAAAAGATATCCCGGTGTAGGTGCTATACTCAAGATGCTCTCATTTGCTACTTCCGTTTCTTACGAAGTCGTTGGAAAGCCGAGCGATAACTTCTACGCAGAAGCGCTAAAAAGGATTAAAGAACAGATGAGTTCGATCGCGTTTGAGGATATTACGATAATAAGCGACGATGTAAAAGGCGATCTGACGGGCGCCGCAATATTTGGAATGAAGACGGTCTTTGTACTCAGCGGAAAATACACAAAAGCAGAAGAGATCATCCCTTTGCTCAAAGAGGATGAAAAACCGGACTTTATATTCGAGGATATGCAAGACGTGATGGAGAGACTATGA
- a CDS encoding 50S ribosomal protein L25/general stress protein Ctc, whose product MLEGIIRESIGKRGTKALRRDGYLIANIYGKGVENINAAFKSNEYIRAVRNKETIAFPVNVGGNELNVVVQSYESHPVTGELLHVDLMVAQQGVKAHYFIPVETTGTALGLKNKGMVNISKKRLRVKAAVEDLPRAIVVDVTNMDVGDSKMIRDLEKIENVTFTDSDRVAVVSIIKAK is encoded by the coding sequence ATGTTAGAAGGCATAATTAGAGAGAGTATCGGTAAACGTGGTACGAAAGCGTTGCGTCGTGATGGATATCTAATTGCAAATATTTACGGAAAAGGTGTTGAAAACATCAATGCTGCATTTAAATCAAATGAGTATATCCGTGCTGTTCGCAACAAAGAAACTATCGCATTCCCTGTAAACGTCGGTGGAAATGAGTTGAATGTTGTCGTTCAATCATACGAATCTCATCCTGTTACGGGCGAGCTGCTTCATGTTGACCTTATGGTAGCGCAACAAGGTGTAAAAGCACATTATTTTATCCCTGTTGAAACAACGGGTACGGCATTAGGTCTTAAAAACAAAGGTATGGTAAACATCTCGAAAAAACGTTTACGCGTAAAAGCTGCCGTTGAAGATCTTCCAAGAGCGATCGTCGTTGACGTTACAAATATGGATGTCGGCGATTCAAAAATGATACGCGACCTTGAAAAAATCGAAAACGTGACTTTTACAGACTCAGACCGTGTGGCTGTAGTAAGTATCATCAAAGCAAAATAA
- the pheA gene encoding prephenate dehydratase, with translation MKNLEECRQHIDKIDDQILELLNKRMKVVERVGVIKNETGGAIYRPEREKAIIKRLSIKNRDSGGLLNDSAIEAIYLEIFAVARNLELPERIAYLGPEGSFTHQAAESRFGAMSSYLSLSSIQSVFKTIEAGRAKFGVVPIENSRDGVVGETLDLLAKSPIKIVSELYMPIHMAFVSKARELKDIKRIYSKDKGFGQCREFLQEHELINIEQIPVESTAKAAILAAADPEAAAICSHIAAKLYGVPTMFENVEDTVDNTTRFVILSDFKNGISKEDKTSILVKLKDPLKAGSLVNFLQDFNNEKINLSKIESRPSKEKNKMGYWFFIDFFGHIDDEAVQRVINKHPKEVTWLGSYVKEKYGV, from the coding sequence ATGAAGAACTTGGAAGAGTGCAGACAGCATATAGATAAGATAGACGATCAGATATTAGAGCTTTTAAACAAGCGCATGAAGGTTGTCGAGCGTGTCGGCGTGATTAAGAACGAAACGGGCGGAGCGATATACAGACCTGAACGTGAAAAAGCGATCATCAAGCGCTTAAGCATAAAAAACAGAGACAGCGGCGGATTATTGAACGATTCGGCGATAGAAGCGATATATCTGGAAATATTCGCCGTAGCACGTAATCTGGAGCTGCCTGAACGTATAGCGTATCTGGGACCGGAAGGAAGCTTTACCCATCAAGCTGCAGAGAGCCGTTTTGGAGCGATGAGCAGCTATCTTTCGCTTAGTTCCATACAGTCGGTCTTTAAGACCATCGAGGCGGGACGCGCAAAATTTGGTGTAGTGCCTATCGAGAACTCCCGTGACGGAGTGGTAGGCGAAACACTGGACCTGCTGGCAAAATCGCCTATTAAAATAGTCTCCGAACTCTATATGCCGATCCATATGGCGTTTGTCTCAAAAGCAAGAGAGTTAAAAGATATAAAACGTATCTATTCAAAAGATAAAGGATTCGGCCAGTGCAGGGAGTTTTTGCAAGAGCATGAGCTCATCAATATAGAGCAGATCCCTGTCGAATCGACCGCAAAAGCCGCGATACTTGCAGCTGCCGATCCCGAAGCTGCTGCGATATGCAGTCATATAGCGGCAAAACTTTACGGCGTACCGACAATGTTTGAGAATGTGGAAGATACAGTGGACAATACGACCAGATTCGTAATACTGAGCGATTTTAAAAACGGGATCAGCAAAGAGGACAAGACATCGATACTGGTTAAACTCAAAGACCCTTTAAAGGCAGGTTCGCTTGTGAATTTTCTGCAGGATTTCAATAATGAGAAAATAAACCTTTCTAAGATAGAATCACGTCCGTCAAAAGAGAAAAACAAGATGGGATACTGGTTCTTTATAGACTTCTTCGGACATATCGATGATGAAGCGGTGCAAAGAGTCATAAACAAACATCCAAAAGAGGTTACCTGGCTTGGCAGTTATGTAAAGGAAAAATATGGAGTTTAA
- the pth gene encoding aminoacyl-tRNA hydrolase, which produces MLIVGLGNPGPMYAQTRHNIGFMVIDELVRKTHATPISKASFEGELFKFKDHYLLKPMTFMNLSGRSVSAVKNFYKIDDVLVIHDDLDLPFGALRFKRGGGHGGHNGLKSIDSAISKEYARVRMGIAKPPYKGEVVNYVLSAFNEAEKEHLDKWIKAAADAVMKLDTISLEDVSSQYSIKQI; this is translated from the coding sequence ATGCTTATCGTCGGACTTGGCAACCCGGGTCCGATGTACGCTCAGACGCGTCATAACATCGGCTTTATGGTGATTGACGAGCTGGTGCGAAAAACTCACGCTACCCCTATCTCCAAAGCTTCGTTTGAAGGTGAACTCTTTAAGTTCAAAGATCATTACCTGCTAAAACCCATGACTTTTATGAATCTTTCGGGCCGTTCGGTATCAGCGGTGAAAAACTTTTATAAAATTGATGATGTTTTAGTTATACATGATGATCTGGATCTGCCTTTTGGTGCGCTCAGATTCAAAAGAGGCGGCGGACACGGAGGGCATAACGGACTAAAGTCGATAGATTCTGCGATCTCAAAAGAGTACGCCAGAGTCAGGATGGGAATAGCAAAACCGCCTTATAAAGGCGAAGTCGTAAACTATGTTCTATCTGCGTTCAATGAAGCGGAAAAAGAGCATTTGGACAAATGGATCAAAGCGGCTGCCGATGCGGTAATGAAACTCGACACAATAAGTCTGGAAGATGTTTCTTCACAGTACTCTATTAAACAAATTTAG
- the lysA gene encoding diaminopimelate decarboxylase produces MINFQELADKYKTPLYVYDFDYMSEQYQSLKEAFRGRKSILAYAVKANSNLSVVKHFASLGSGADCVSIGEVRRALMAGIAPYKILFSGVGKSDDEIREAIEHDILYINAESIAELERIDIIARELDKICRISVRVNPNIDPKTHPYISTGLSANKFGVDIDSAKRMYIFAKNSANLDPVGIHFHIGSQLTELDPIRESSEIVADLVRSLKVIDIELKFFDIGGGIGVQYKNETTIAPYDYAQAILSTLTGLDLTIVCEPGRFLTANAGYFLTKVLYEKTNKDKRFVIVDGAMNDLIRPSLYTAYHKIEALKQSSETTKADIVGPVCESGDFLAKDYDLPALSHNDLLVVHSAGAYGFGMGSNYNTRGRSAEIALQKGAHRIIRRRETFEDIIALEKDYLKEDD; encoded by the coding sequence GTGATCAATTTTCAAGAGTTAGCCGACAAATATAAAACTCCGCTTTATGTGTATGATTTTGACTATATGAGCGAGCAGTATCAATCGTTAAAAGAGGCATTTAGAGGAAGAAAATCGATTTTGGCCTATGCCGTAAAAGCAAATTCAAATCTCAGCGTTGTAAAGCACTTCGCTTCTCTTGGAAGCGGTGCGGACTGCGTCTCTATCGGAGAGGTTAGACGTGCTTTGATGGCAGGAATAGCACCCTATAAGATACTTTTCAGCGGTGTAGGAAAGAGCGACGACGAGATTCGTGAGGCGATAGAGCATGACATTTTATATATAAATGCGGAGAGTATCGCGGAGTTGGAGCGCATAGATATTATAGCCCGCGAACTCGACAAGATCTGCCGTATAAGCGTGAGGGTGAACCCAAATATCGACCCTAAGACACATCCTTACATCTCGACGGGGCTCAGTGCAAACAAATTCGGTGTCGATATCGACAGCGCAAAACGCATGTATATCTTTGCCAAAAACTCTGCGAATCTCGATCCTGTCGGCATTCACTTTCATATAGGAAGCCAGTTGACGGAGCTTGATCCTATCCGAGAATCATCGGAGATAGTCGCCGACCTTGTGCGTTCGCTAAAAGTGATAGATATCGAACTGAAGTTCTTTGATATCGGAGGCGGTATCGGCGTGCAGTATAAAAATGAAACCACGATCGCTCCGTATGATTATGCACAGGCTATCTTATCGACTTTAACGGGACTCGATCTGACCATCGTCTGCGAACCGGGCAGATTCTTAACGGCGAATGCGGGATATTTTCTCACAAAAGTATTGTATGAAAAAACGAACAAAGATAAACGCTTCGTTATCGTTGACGGCGCTATGAACGATCTGATCCGCCCGAGCCTCTACACTGCATACCATAAGATCGAGGCGTTGAAACAAAGTTCTGAAACGACAAAAGCGGATATCGTCGGTCCGGTTTGCGAAAGCGGCGATTTTCTGGCAAAAGATTATGATCTTCCTGCACTTTCTCATAACGACCTTTTGGTAGTTCACAGTGCCGGAGCGTATGGTTTTGGAATGGGAAGCAACTATAACACCAGAGGACGCAGCGCGGAAATCGCACTGCAAAAAGGTGCGCACAGGATCATCCGCAGACGCGAGACGTTTGAAGATATCATCGCTTTAGAGAAAGATTACTTAAAAGAAGACGACTAG